The following are encoded together in the Trachemys scripta elegans isolate TJP31775 chromosome 7, CAS_Tse_1.0, whole genome shotgun sequence genome:
- the PODXL2 gene encoding podocalyxin-like protein 2 isoform X1, translating into MKLRLHQALAVLLAWGTLCLCLVSSEEPTAEGLTSTSLVEFTMMSHLELLDSSEQSKPEATEPDPVLSALHASAGSGFASEENEESKILQPPQYFWEDGGDLNDSSLDLGPATDYSFPVTSHKALPKGNRTQVKDNWETAPLQPSSDSVEPDPHTPFSGALEEEEGLLPINHSKGGQQSSQTQWPKDISSEAAGQEDSLFSLLFSTASSRLGVVTEAAVERQEEDSVPEHTSLGFDLGSSIGPSLLPVSSILSVTTAGSQGVAEHAIQVTSENIGATVGVGVELAGTVATAESTQTLVGAGVETTELPVRGELIESTVREGGEQMGPTVLTGMEQTEEAPEVTSPGGSPQDPKIVSGSGDGPANASSSVASLDGSDEPAATPAQNGTKLATETMAAERSFVPQTGDTHLDVLSTGLPWNSAQVICKDWSNLAGKNYIILNMSDNIDCEEFRLEKGPQLLALVEDAFSRQTDGLQAQWLISLSKPNENDKHLLMTLAGEQGVVPTKDVLMALGYVQRSLAEIGIQNYSTTTSCQSRPSQTRSDYGKLFVVLVIIGSICAIIIIMGLIYNCWQRRLPKMKNMSHGEELRFVENGCHDNPTLDVASDSQSEMQEKKTSVNGGGAINGPDGWDVLITKRASEDAGVFEEDTHL; encoded by the exons ATGAAGCTGCGGCTGCACCAGGCCCTGGCggtgctgctggcctggg GGACCTTGTGCCTCTGCCTTGTTTCATCAGAGGAGCCCACCGCTGAGGGTCTCACCTCAACCTCCTTGGTGGAGTTTACAATGATGTCCCATCTGGAGCTACTGGATTCCAGCGAGCAAAGCAAACCGGAGGCCACGGAGCCTGACCCCGTCCTCAGTGCCCTGCATGCCTCCGCGGGATCAGGCTTTGCTAGTGAGGAGAATGAGGAGTCCAAGATCCTACAGCCCCCCCAGTACTTCTGGGAAGATGGGGGAGATCTCAACGATTCCAGCCTGGATCTGGGACCAGCAACAG ACTACAGTTTTCCAGTCACCTCTCATAAGGCCCTGCCCAAGGGAAACAGGACGCAGGTTAAAGACAACTGGGAAACCGCCCCCCTTCAGCCGTCATCGGATTCCGTGGAGCCTGACCCACATACACCTTTCTCCGGTGctctggaggaagaggaagggctGCTCCCCATAAACCATTCTAAGGGAGGGCAACAGAGCAGCCAGACTCAATGGCCAAAGGACATATCTTCAGAAGCAGCTGGCCAGGAGGACTCCTTGTTCTCCCTCCTGTTCTCCACAGCCTCCAGCAGACTGGGTGTTGTGACTGAGGCAGCTGTAGAAAGGCAAGAGGAAGACTCTGTTCCTGAGCACACTTCTTTGGGCTTTGACCTAGGGAGCAGCATAGGGCCAAGTCTGCTGCCTGTGTCCTCCATCCTGTCGGTCACCACTGCAGGATCCCAAGGTGTCGCAGAGCATGCCATCCAGGTGACTTCAGAAAATATTGGGGCTACAGTGGGAGTAGGAGTGGAGCTAGCAGGGACCGTGGCAACAGCAGAGTCCACACAGACCCTGGTGGGAGCTGGAGTGGAGACCACAGAGCTCCCAGTGAGAGGGGAGCTCATTGAGTCCACAGTACGAGAGGGTGGGGAGCAAATGGGGCCCACAGTGCTAACTGGAATGGAGCAAACAGAGGAAGCTCCTGAGGTAACATCTCCTGGAGGCAGCCCCCAAGATCCCAAGATTGTTTCTGGTAGTGGTGATGGCCCCGCAAATGCCAGCTCCTCGGTGGCTTCCTTGGATGGGTCTGACGAGCCAGCTGCAACTCCTGCTCAGAATGGCACGAAGCTGGCTACTGAAACCATGGCAGCAGAGCGGAGCTTTGTGCCACAGACCGGGGACACCCACCTGGATGTGCTGTCAACAGGACTGCCCTGGAACTCGGCACAG GTGATCTGCAAGGACTGGAGTAACCTGGCAGGGAAAAACTACATCATTCTGAACATGTCTGATAACATCGACTGC GAGGAGTTTCGGCTGGAGAAGGGTCCCCAGCTGCTGGCTCTGGTGGAGGATGCCTTCTCCAGGCAGACAGATGGACTGCAGGCCCAGTGGCTGATCTCTCTGAGCAAACCCAATGAGAATGACAAGCACCTGCTAATGACCTTGGCAGGGGAGCAGG GTGTCGTCCCTACAAAAGATGTCCTGATGGCACTGGGGTATGTTCAGAGGAGCTTAGCCGAG ATTGGCATCCAGAACTACTCAACCACCACAAGCTGCCAGTCACGGCCCAGCCAGACCCGCAGCGACTATGGGAAACTCTTTGTGGTGCTGGTCATCATCGGTTCCATCTgtgccatcatcatcatcatggggCTTATCTACAATTGCTGGCAGAGGCGCCTGCCCAAGATGAAGAACATG tCACACGGCGAGGAGCTGCGCTTTGTGGAGAACGGCTGCCATGACAATCCCACCTTGGACGTGGCCAGTGACAGCCAGTCGGAGATGCAGGAGAAGAAGACCAGTGTGAATGGCGGAGGTGCCATCAACGGCCCCGATGGCTGGGATGTCCTGATCACCAAGCGGGCGAGTGAGGACGCAGGTGTCTTTGAGGAAGATACacatctttaa
- the PODXL2 gene encoding podocalyxin-like protein 2 isoform X2 — MKLRLHQALAVLLAWGTLCLCLVSSEEPTAEGLTSTSLVEFTMMSHLELLDSSEQSKPEATEPDPVLSALHASAGSGFASEENEESKILQPPQYFWEDGGDLNDSSLDLGPATDYSFPVTSHKALPKGNRTQVKDNWETAPLQPSSDSVEPDPHTPFSGALEEEEGLLPINHSKGGQQSSQTQWPKDISSEAAGQEDSLFSLLFSTASSRLGVVTEAAVERQEEDSVPEHTSLGFDLGSSIGPSLLPVSSILSVTTAGSQGVAEHAIQVTSENIGATVGVGVELAGTVATAESTQTLVGAGVETTELPVRGELIESTVREGGEQMGPTVLTGMEQTEEAPEVTSPGGSPQDPKIVSGSGDGPANASSSVASLDGSDEPAATPAQNGTKLATETMAAERSFVPQTGDTHLDVLSTGLPWNSAQVICKDWSNLAGKNYIILNMSDNIDCEEFRLEKGPQLLALVEDAFSRQTDGLQAQWLISLSKPNENDKHLLMTLAGEQGVVPTKDVLMALGYVQRSLAEIGIQNYSTTTSCQSRPSQTRSDYGKLFVVLVIIGSICAIIIIMGLIYNCWQRRLPKMKNMFLCPILPPPPPPSSHTARSCALWRTAAMTIPPWTWPVTASRRCRRRRPV; from the exons ATGAAGCTGCGGCTGCACCAGGCCCTGGCggtgctgctggcctggg GGACCTTGTGCCTCTGCCTTGTTTCATCAGAGGAGCCCACCGCTGAGGGTCTCACCTCAACCTCCTTGGTGGAGTTTACAATGATGTCCCATCTGGAGCTACTGGATTCCAGCGAGCAAAGCAAACCGGAGGCCACGGAGCCTGACCCCGTCCTCAGTGCCCTGCATGCCTCCGCGGGATCAGGCTTTGCTAGTGAGGAGAATGAGGAGTCCAAGATCCTACAGCCCCCCCAGTACTTCTGGGAAGATGGGGGAGATCTCAACGATTCCAGCCTGGATCTGGGACCAGCAACAG ACTACAGTTTTCCAGTCACCTCTCATAAGGCCCTGCCCAAGGGAAACAGGACGCAGGTTAAAGACAACTGGGAAACCGCCCCCCTTCAGCCGTCATCGGATTCCGTGGAGCCTGACCCACATACACCTTTCTCCGGTGctctggaggaagaggaagggctGCTCCCCATAAACCATTCTAAGGGAGGGCAACAGAGCAGCCAGACTCAATGGCCAAAGGACATATCTTCAGAAGCAGCTGGCCAGGAGGACTCCTTGTTCTCCCTCCTGTTCTCCACAGCCTCCAGCAGACTGGGTGTTGTGACTGAGGCAGCTGTAGAAAGGCAAGAGGAAGACTCTGTTCCTGAGCACACTTCTTTGGGCTTTGACCTAGGGAGCAGCATAGGGCCAAGTCTGCTGCCTGTGTCCTCCATCCTGTCGGTCACCACTGCAGGATCCCAAGGTGTCGCAGAGCATGCCATCCAGGTGACTTCAGAAAATATTGGGGCTACAGTGGGAGTAGGAGTGGAGCTAGCAGGGACCGTGGCAACAGCAGAGTCCACACAGACCCTGGTGGGAGCTGGAGTGGAGACCACAGAGCTCCCAGTGAGAGGGGAGCTCATTGAGTCCACAGTACGAGAGGGTGGGGAGCAAATGGGGCCCACAGTGCTAACTGGAATGGAGCAAACAGAGGAAGCTCCTGAGGTAACATCTCCTGGAGGCAGCCCCCAAGATCCCAAGATTGTTTCTGGTAGTGGTGATGGCCCCGCAAATGCCAGCTCCTCGGTGGCTTCCTTGGATGGGTCTGACGAGCCAGCTGCAACTCCTGCTCAGAATGGCACGAAGCTGGCTACTGAAACCATGGCAGCAGAGCGGAGCTTTGTGCCACAGACCGGGGACACCCACCTGGATGTGCTGTCAACAGGACTGCCCTGGAACTCGGCACAG GTGATCTGCAAGGACTGGAGTAACCTGGCAGGGAAAAACTACATCATTCTGAACATGTCTGATAACATCGACTGC GAGGAGTTTCGGCTGGAGAAGGGTCCCCAGCTGCTGGCTCTGGTGGAGGATGCCTTCTCCAGGCAGACAGATGGACTGCAGGCCCAGTGGCTGATCTCTCTGAGCAAACCCAATGAGAATGACAAGCACCTGCTAATGACCTTGGCAGGGGAGCAGG GTGTCGTCCCTACAAAAGATGTCCTGATGGCACTGGGGTATGTTCAGAGGAGCTTAGCCGAG ATTGGCATCCAGAACTACTCAACCACCACAAGCTGCCAGTCACGGCCCAGCCAGACCCGCAGCGACTATGGGAAACTCTTTGTGGTGCTGGTCATCATCGGTTCCATCTgtgccatcatcatcatcatggggCTTATCTACAATTGCTGGCAGAGGCGCCTGCCCAAGATGAAGAACATG TTTCTGTGTCCcatcctgcctcctcctcctcccccttccagtCACACGGCGAGGAGCTGCGCTTTGTGGAGAACGGCTGCCATGACAATCCCACCTTGGACGTGGCCAGTGACAGCCAGTCGGAGATGCAGGAGAAGAAGACCAGTGTGA